The following DNA comes from Treponema sp. J25.
AGGACCGTATAATGGGAATAGGGAAAGATCAGGAAGTAAAAAGAGCTTTTGAAGAGGGGCATGGCGCCAACTACTTACTAAAGAAGCGAGAGGCCATTCAAATTCGGGATCCCTTTGTTCTGCCGGTACAGAAACAGGGGAGATATTATCTTTTTGGCACCACTGACTCTGACTGTTGGCGAGGACCCGGCATTGGTTTTGATTGTTATCGAGGAACTGACCTGGAACACTGGGAAGGCCCTATTCCTGCCTTTCGGCCTTCCCCGGACTTTTGGGGCAAGGAAAATTTTTGGGCCCCCGAAGTCCATGAATGGCAGGGGGCCTTTTATATGTTTGCCAGTTTTAAAGCGCCGGGATATTGCCGGGCCACCCAGGTGCTCCGTTCTGATACTCCCGAAGGTCCCTACTATATTCATTCCCCCAGGCCCCTTACTCCAGAAACCTGGGAGTGCCTTGACGGAACTTTGTATATAGATAATGCGGGTACGCCCTGGCTTGTTTTTTGCCATGAATGGGTACAAACGGTGGATGGGGAAATTTGGGCCCTCCGCTTACGGCCGGACCTGCGGGAGCCCGTAGGAGAACCGGTATTACTTTTCCGGGGCTCTGAGGCTCCCTGGACAAGACCCCATAGGCGAAAGGATGGTTCGATAAATCCTCAAAGTCGCGTAACCGATGGGCCTTTCCTGTATACCCTGTCTACGGGAGAGCTGGTCATGCTGTGGTCCAGTTTTAGCGATACCGGCTATGCGATGGGCTGTGCCTATTCATGTAAGGGCATTTTTGGCCCCTGGATTCATGAATCGGCCCCCCTCATCAATGTTGATGGGGGGCATGGGATGCTCTTTCGATCTTTCCAAGGTGGCCTGTATCTTACCTTTCATAGCCCTAATAAGACGCCGGAAGAACGATTTTGCTATGTGCCGGTCCTGGAAAAGAACGGAAAACTGCAGCTTATGGAGGCCCGCTAATGGGTTCTGCCATTGATCGCAAAGCCCTGGTCCGGCGGCATTGTCCTTCCTTGCATCGGTATGATCCATGGGCCCCTCTTTCAATAGGGAATGGTGAGTTTGCCTTTACAGCGGATGTTACGGGGCTCCAGAATTTTTTACCTCCCCCTGGAGCAGGTATTCCTCTGTGTACGATGGCTCAGTGGGGCTGGCATAGCTATCCGGAAAGCGAAGGGCTTCAAGAATATCAATTAAGAAAACAGTACTTTGAAATTCCTTGCCAGCCGGCGGCGGGCCAGAAAAGGGATCGCCGTTCAGTAGGATACATGACGGACCCGACGGGACAAGACCCGCTTTTTACGAGCCTTCGGATTAATCCTCATCGATTTAATCTCGCGCGGTTTTCCTTTGTGGTTAGGGATACGGAGGGTTCCCCCTGGCGTTCCCTTTTGATGGATGATGTGGGGGAGCCCCGTCAATATGGAGATCTCTGGGAAGGTATAGTGTATAGTTCCTTTACTCTTAAAGGAAATCCTGTAGGGATAGAAGGGACAGTTGCTCCCGATGCGGATATCCTGGCCTTCCGGCTCTGTTCCCCTCTTTTAGAAAAGGGGTTGCTTGGTATCCAAATAAGTTTCCCCTATGCATCCCACGAAGAAAGCGCCTCTGACTGGAAAAGTCCCGAGAAACATGAGACCCGCCTAGTACAAAAGAGTACACCCTTCGGTGCCTATTGGTCCTTTGTTCGTATCCTGGATGCCACCGTCTATTTTGTTCAGGTTCAAGCAAGCCCTGGTGTTTCTCTTACTCCACGGGGGGCTTCAGAACCCCATGCTTTTTGGATTACCGCAGATAGGCCGGAACTAGAGGTGGCCTTCTGGTTCCTGCCACACCTGGTAGATGATCAGAAATTCTGGGCGGCGAAACTTTTTACCGGTGAGTTCCGGGTGCTTTGGCACGAAATTTCCTCCCGTTCTCAACGTTATTGGGAATCCTTTTGGGGCCAGGGAGGTATAGTCGATTTTTCCGACAGTACCGATCCTCGGGCGGCAGAATTAGAGCGGCGGGTGGTGCTTTCCCAGTATCTTACGGCTATTCAGTGCGCCGGGAGCCTCCCCCCTCAGGAGACGGGACTTACCTGTAATTCCTGGTATGGAAAATTTCACCTGGAAATGCATTACTGGCATGCTGCTCACTTTATCCAATGGGGACGGCCAGAACTTTTTGAACGGAGTTTCCTCTGGTACAAAAGAATTTTGCCCCGGGCCAAGGAACGAGCAGCGAGTCAGGGGTATCGGGGTGCTCGATGGCCCAAGATGACCGAGCCTGCTGGAAGCGATGCCCCTTCTCCCATTGGGCCACTGCTTTGCTGGCAGGAACCCCATCCTATCATGTATGGGGAGTTGCTTTCCCGGCGGCAAGGACTTCCGGCGGTCCTTGCCACATATGGGGAGCTTTTTTGGGAAACCGCCGAATTTATGGCCGATTTTCTTCAGTGGGATGAAAAGCTCCAGCGTTTCTGCCTTGGTCCGCCCCTGATCCCCGTCCAGGAGTGCCATGATCCCCGCAGGGTGTTGAATCCAACTTTTGAAATTGAATATTGGTACTGGGCTCTGCAAAAGGCGATAGAATGGTATGAAGGAGCGTCATCGGCCTTGTCAGCTCCTTCCCCAGAGTATAGCCTGGAAAAATGGAAGGATGTGGTAAAGGCTCTTGCAAAGCCCCCTAGTGGAATAGCACAGACCTCGGGTCTTGTGGTCTATTTTGCTCACGAAAATTGCCCCGAGACCTTCCCCATGGTAACCAAAGATCATCCTTCGATGCTTCTTGCCCTGGGTATGTTGCCGGGACGTCGTATCGAAGCTCACATCATGGTTAATACGTTGGAGGAAGTGCTGAAATCCTGGGACTTTTCTTCCTGTTGGGGGTGGGATTTCCCCGCTCTGGCTATGACGGCTGCCCGGCTGGAAAGAAGAGATGATGCGGTGAATATCCTCCTTATGGAGAGCCCCAAAAACACTTACCTCCCTAATGGCCATAATGTGCAGTGGAAAAATGAAGGAGCCCCGGGTGGAATGACTCGTTCCTCATCTTCCCGACGCATCGCCACCCCAGGGCTTACCACTTCTAGAAAGGCGGGAGAAAAAACAGAAACGCCGTCGGTATGGAGTGGTGGACTTCCTGTTTACTTACCGGGTAACGGCGCCCTTCTTCTTGCGGTGGGTATGATGGCGGCAGGCTGGGATGGGGCCCCTTCCCATTCGGCGCCAGGATTCCCCAACGATGGAAGGTGGCATCTTCGCTGGGAAGGGCTTATCCCCCTACCGGAATAGGCGGGGCCCCGGGTTTTGAGTCGGGGACCCTCCAATGGGCCCCCCACATGCTCATGGGAGAGTGTCTAAGGATTACATCAGGACCCCCTATTGTGAGAGGCCCCGACGATCCCCGGTTACCGGCCCATCTATTTTATTTATTGATAAGGCGAATAATCAGGTCGTAGATTTGTTTTCCCCCTTCGGTGGTATTTATTTGGTTAAAGGCAACCTTCTGATAAATGAGGTAGAGGGTACTGTTAAATTCCGTATCATTGGGGAGATTGGGTTTCTGCTTCGAAGAGTGGGCGGCGGCAATACTCATATATTTGATAACCTTTTGATCGTTGATGTCGGTGAACCCCGCGGCCCGGGCTTTTGAGGAAGCAGGGAAGCCCCGGTTGCTTCCCAGAATACGGGCTGCATCAGGATCGTTTACCAGGAAATTGATGAATCGAACTGCCCATTCAGGGTTACGGGATGCCAGGTTCACCGTATAGAATTGGCTGGGTTGTTGCCAGAGGGCCTTTGTTTCTGCTGCCCCCGGTGGTTCCATTAAATCGAGCTCATCCTTGGTAGCAGCCTGATACCCGCCGAGTTGGTTAGACCACAAAAAACCAATGGCCACTTTACCTGCAATAATAGCCGAGGTGTCCGCATTGGATTCCGCAAAACTGGCTGCCACGTCGGGGGGAGGGACAAGTCCGTTGTCCCGAAGATCTTTGAAAAAGTCCAGGTATTCTTTGGCAAGATCCGCCGTCACGGCGGTAGAATTGGTTTCTGCAATATACAGGGGGCGTTGTTTATAGCTTAACCAGTAGCCAAAGAAGGTGGAGTTGGATGCCATGGAACCGATATCCATCATCGGATAAATTCCTGCAGGAAGTTTCGACTTCAGGGTTACAAGGTACTCCCGGAATTCCTTGAAAGACATGGTTGTTTTGGGAAGGGGAGCCCCAATCCGCTGAATAAGGGATTTGTTGTACACTAAGGCGGGCATGTTGACCCCCGTCGAAATACCGTACAGTTTGCCGTTGAAAGTTCCTGATTCAATGGCGGTGGGGTCTAGGGATGCCACATCCAGAATCTTACCTGCATAGGGATCGAGGGGCAACAAAACCCCTCGCTTTACGTAGTCATTGATGTTTCCCCCCATTTGGATGATGTCCGGCCCGCTTCCACCGGCAAGCTGGGTATCCACCTTATTGAAGTGATCCCCCGTTCCTCCAGAAACTTCGGGGTTTATCTTAACCCCCGGATTCCGGGCCTGAAACAGATCGATCGCCTTCTGGCTTATTTCGATCCGGACCCCGCTTCCCCAATACGCCCAGCGAATGATCACCGGTTCACTTCCCTTTTTATCCTGTCCTGTGGGAGGGGTACCCTGTTGAGACCCCGAGGCCATAGCCATGGTGGCAGCCACAAGGGCGAACAAAAACACCAGAGCCTTCTTCATACAAACCTCCTTAATTAGGTATATGACTATTGAGGAAACTCCCCATGAGTTACCCCTTTAATCCTGTGGTGGTAATCCCCTGGATAAAATATTTTTGTAAGGAAAAGAAGAGCACAAAGCAGGGGACAAGAGATAATACCGACATGGCAAACATGGGCCCCCAGGAAGAGATTCCAGAAGCATCGAGAAAGAGTCGGAGCCCCATCGGAACCGTGTATTTCTGAGGAGAATTAAGGTACAGAAGGTGATTAAAGAAATCATCCCAGGTCCAGAGGAACGTGAATAGCATGGTGGTGATAAGGGCAGGCACCGTAAGGGGCATAATAATCCTCAGGTAAATACTGAATTTCCCGCACCCATCGATTACTGCCGATTCATCGAGGTCCTTGGGGATGGTTCGCACAAACTGTACTAAAAGGAAAATAAAGAATGCATCGGTTGCGAAAAGACGAGGAACCACCAGGGGTAAGATGGTGTCTACCCATCCCAGGGTGCGGAAGATAACGTACCGGGGAATGGTTGTTACATGGGAAGGAAGCATCAGGGTGAGCATCATGAGGGCAAACCAGAAATCCCGGCCAGGGAATTTAAGACGCCCAAAGGCAAAGGCGGTTAATGAACAGAAGACGAGATTTGCCACAACGCAGAGAAAACTGATGAGAAAGGAATTTTTAAAAAAGGTTCCAAAGTTTACAATGCCGATGCCTTTCCATCCTTCTATATAATTTTGAAAGGTGATTGTTTTAGGGAAGAGGGATGGGGCTGTAAAAATAATACTTGTTTCTTTAAAGGATGCTGAAATAAGCCACGCTACGGGGTACAGCATCCCCATACCAATGGTGATAATAAAAAAGTGGGTGACGATTTTCTGTACCAATTCAATGTCCCGTCGTCTCATCCTTTTCATTTTCATTCGCCGCTCCCATAGGTTACTAAGGAACCTGAAATTTTAAATGCCAGGGCCGTGAGGGCCGCAATAATAACTAAAAGAAACCATGCCATGGCGGAGGCGTACCCCATTTCTGCAAAGGCAAAACCCTTAAGGTAAAGGTACAAACTATAGAACATGGTGGAATCCAAAGGTCCCCCGCTTCCTCCGGAAATAATGAAGGCCTGCGTAAACACCTGAAAGGCGCTAATCATCTGCATCACAAAATTAAAAAAGATGATTGGGGAAAGCCCTGGAAGGGTAATGGCGAAGAACTGGCGAATCTTTCCTGCCCCATCGACGCTGGAAGCCTCGTAGTATTCTTGGGGAATCTGTTTAAGCCCCGCAAGGAAGATAATCATAGGGGACCCAAACTGCCACACCGCTAGTGCTACCAGGGTATACAGGGCATATCGGGGGTCCGAGATCCAGGACGGAGGGTTGGGTACTCCAAAAAAAGTGCGCAGGAGAAGGTTTACGAGCCCATCGGCAGAAAAAATCCGTCGCCACAAAACCGCTATAGCTACTGAGCCTCCGAGAAGTGTAGGAATGTAATACAAGGTTCGGTAAAAAGGAATAAACCGTAGTTTCTGATTCATCAACATGGCTACTGCCAGCGCAAAAAGAAGCTTTAAGGGAACCGAGAGAAACACATAACGAAAAGTTACCCACAGGGAATTCAAAAACCGCTCATCCCGGGGAAATTGGGCATTCCCCGTAAACATGATGAGGTAATTCCGTAGTCCTACCCATCGAGGGCTCTGGAGCACGTTAAAATTAGTAAATGATAAATACAACGAATACCCCATGGGATAGAGCGTTAGAAAGAAAAAACCGGCTAGCCAGGGAAGAAGAAAAGTATAGGAAGAGAAAACATCTTTAAAGAAGTGGATTGAACGGTGTTTCATGAACCTTTGTACTCCTCTTGGATAACATTGATGCAAAGGTGTCTTTTAAAATCATAGGGGGATAGCGGTATTTTGAGGAGAATTCATTTTTTATGATTTGAGGACAGGTTTTAAGAAGAGGGAAACACCTGCTTTGTAATATACAGCTCGGGGATAAAAACCCCGAGCCGTTTGGTGTTGGGACCGAAGAATTATTTAAAAAGCTGGATAAGCTTCATGAGGTTAAAGTCTGTAAAAATGTTTACCATGATAAGGCTTACCACGGCCATGATTTTGATAAGGATGTCCAGGGATGGACCTACCGTATCTTTGAGGGGGTCGCCCACGGTGTCCCCAATGACGGCCGCCGCATGGGCATCCGAGCCTTTACCTCCGTGATGGCCCTTTTCGATGTACTTTTTCCCATTATCCCAGGCTCCCCCCGCATTCGCAGTGTACAGGGCGAGCATGATTGCAGAAAGGGTTGTCCCAATCAGAAGCCCCCCTACAAAATCGGGGCCAAAGATAAAGCCCGTTACAATCGGAGTAAGGACCGAGATAAGGGCGGGTTTTCGCATTTCACTCAAAGCGCCGGCGGAAGAAATTTCGATGCATTGCCGATAGTTCGGCTTTGCTTCGCCGGTAAGGATCCTGGGATTTTCCTTGAATTGGCGGCGAATTTCCTGAACCATGTTCCGGGCTGCTTTGGCAACGGCATCGATCAAAATACCAGAGAAGAGGTAGGGAAGGGCGGCCCCTACCATGGCCCCTGCGAGGGTCATGGCATTAATCATATTGAGAATCAGTTGGAACCCCTTGGTGCTTTCTGGTCCTGCCTGGGTATACAAATAGGAAGCAAAGAGCGAAAGGGCTGCGAAAGCGGCAGACCCAATAGCAAAACCTTTTCCAATAGCCGCGGTGGTATTCCCTACCGAGTCCAGATGGTCGGTGATATCTCGCACATCCTCGTCTAGCTTTGCCATTTGGCTAATACCACCGGCGTTGTCCGCAATAGGCCCATAGGTGTCTACCGAGACGGTCGTTGCCACGAAGCTGAGCATCCCTACCGCGGCCATAGCTACTCCGTAAAGGCCTGCCAGGAGCGTAGCCCCAATGGTGGCCAGGCCAAGAATGATAACGGGAATGAAAACGGATCGCATTCCCAGGGCCATGCCACTGGTTATGGTAAGGGCAGGCCCTTCCTGGGAGGCCGCAGAAATCTGTTGAGTAGGTTTGTAATCAAAACTGGTGTAGTATTCCGCAAAAAATCCTATCGCTATACCACTGAGGATTCCCAGCACTGCCGCAAACCAGGGGGAAAGGCTTCCCAAAGAAAATCCAAGACCTGTCATATTCTGGTTTGAGAATAGAAACCAGGTGAGAAACCCCGTCCCTAGTATGGTAAGAAAAGCGGAAGTCCAGGTAACCCGATTCAGTTCCCGATGAGGATGATTCCCTGTTTTCCGAAGTACCAAATAAAGAATCCCCATGATACAAGAAAGAATACCTACCGCCGCAAAGAAGAGGGGATAGGTAATAAGCAGTCGGGTAAGTTCAAAAGAAATAGGGGTGGCGGTGTGCATATTGGTGTAATACAGATATCCGGTAAGCACAATAACCGAAATAAGGGACCCCACGTAGCTTTCCAGGAGATCCGCCCCTAAACCGGCCACATCTCCCACATTATCCCCCACATTATCCGCAATGGTAGCGGGGTTTCGGGGGTCGTCTTCCGGGATACGGGTTCTGTTTTACCTACGAGATCGGCTCCCATATCGGCGGCTTTGGTATAGATACCGCCTCCAACCCTATCGAACATTGCAATGATGGAACACCCCAGGGCATACCCTGAAACGGTCATAGTGAAGGGTATAAAATTGATGCCGAGCCAGTTGGTTATAACCACCATGCCATCCTGTGAAATTTGCCCCAGAAGTTCTCCAAATACAACATACACTATACCAAGTCCCAGGAGGGCAAAACCTCCCACGGAGAGCCCCATGACGCTCCCTCCCTGGAAGGCCACCTTGAGGGTTTTCCCCATGTTTCTGGTTTCCCGGGCGGTATTGGCAACCCGTACGTTGGCAAGGGTGGCAATTTTCATTCCTATCCAACCGGCGGACCCACTCATAAGGGCTCCGAGAAGAAAGGCTACGCCGGTGTACCAGGACACCAGTATTCCCAGAATTACCGCTATAAAAATAGCGATAGAACCGATAACTTTGTATTCATGGCGAATAAAGGCATCAGCCCCTTCCTGAATAGCCCCCGCTATCTCTTGCATAAGGGCCGTTCCTGCTTCTTTTCGCTTGACCGCATAGTAATTGGTAGCGGCCAATGCAAAGGCTCCTACTACTGCAAGTACCACGATTCCACCCATAGGGCGCTCCTTATAATTAAAGTAGTATAAGGGTAGATACTCCTTATTTTACCTATTTCATAATATATTTTTATTATTTTAGACAATCATAGTAACAGAAAGAGACTTTTTGTCATCCTTCGATAGGGAATTCTTATTTTTTGATTATATATAGAATTCCCTAGAAAAACGAGAAAAATGCTTATCTCTCTTAGGGCAAATTTCGAATTCGGATTTCGATATTTTTCTCCTGGGCTAAAAGAGGAACCAGTTCCTGAGGATTGGTGGAGGAATAGTGATAGGGATACAGTATTTTGGGCTTAATTTTTCTCGCCGCAGAAGCCACTTGCTGGGGGGTCATGGTGTAGGGTTGATTCATGGGAAGGAAGGCCACATCGATGGGGCCCAGGGATGCCATTTCAGGGATGTCTTCCGTATCTCCCGCTACATAGATGCGGAAAGAACCAAAGGAAAGAATGTATCCATTGTCCTTCCGTTCTTTAGGGTGATACATTTCTCTTCCCGGTGTAGTGTTATAAGCGGGGACCGCTGAAATCGAAAGGGACCCATGGGTAAGGGTCTGAAAATGCTGGAGCACCTCTCCCTGTCCGATTTTATCCCGTACGGCCTGGGTGGTGATGAGTCGAGTGGTAGGACCAGAAAGCATCTGAATAGCCTTCATGTCGAGATGGTCAGCGTGTTCGTGGGTGATAAGGATAATGTCCGCTTTTTCCCATTTCGAATAATCCGTGTATCGAGTCTGGGGATCGATATGAATTTTGAGGTTTCCCACCTGTAGCGCCAGGGTGGCGTGTCCAACAGAAATAAGCTGTACCTTTCCTACCGGCGTGGCAAATTCATCCCGTTCCAGGGTACCTGCCCCTTCCATGGCAAAAACACCTCCCGCGCCTATGATACATAAAAGCAACGATATAGCAAAAAAAATCTGGGTATGTTTCTTATTCATACGTACAATATACTACATAATTGGTCAGGATAAAAGATAAAAATTGATTATCGATGGATGAAATTACTATGAGGGATTCAGAATTATTTCATTAAGTACGGAGCTTGGTATAATTATTGCTGAATATTTTTTATGGACATTGCAATTATTAAGAATACCCTCCGGGAGGGTCCAGGTTTATTTGAGTCGGAATTGGCAGCTTACGGGCTGTCATATGGTGTTTTTGATCTTGATGCGGGGGACCCCTTGCCAGAGCAAGGAACCTTTCGGGGCCTTGTGGTGTTAGGGGGACCGGATAGTGCCAATGACAAAACCCCCAAGATTCTGAATGAGTTGCAGTTTATCCGGGAAACCCTTTCTCAGGGCATCCCCTACATTGGGGTTTGTCTGGGCCTTCAGCTTATGGTGAAGGCCTTAGGAGGCAGGGTGGTGCGTTCTTCCTACAAAGAAGTAGGATTTCGGGGCCCCGATGGGGATTTCTTCCAGGTGGCCCTCACTGAAGCGGGCCGGGATGTCCCTCTATTACGAGATTTTCCTGCGGTTTTCCCCGTGCTGCAACTGCATGGTGAAATGGTCTCGTTTGAAGAAGATTTTCTTCTTCTGGGAACGGGGCACTGGTGTTATCCTCAGATTGTGGGATATAAAACCCATGCCATCGGTTTTCAAGGGCATCTTGAGGTAACCCCTGATATGTTTGAATATCTTATTCAAGAGGATGAGGACTTAAGAGCCCTGGATAAAGGGGCACTCAGAAAAGATTACCTCTGTATTCAAGATGAATACCTTACGGTAGGACGGCTCCTGGTGGCCAATTTTATTAAACTCGTTACAGGGTAATCCCTTTTTTGAGGATTGGGGAAAGCACAAAGTTTTCTGTGTCTCCGTAAAAAACGCGTGGGGGGAGCGCCTGATCGCCTGAGCCGTGGGCTCTGGGTAGTGGGCCGGGCTGGAAGCCCGGCCGGGGAGGGGCTGTGGAAGCGGCGAAGGAAGCAGGCGCGAGGGGGGAGCCGCGGCGGCCAAAGCGGCGGCATGCGGGCTGAGCCGAAAGGGGAGCGGTACGGTGCTCCCCCTCGGGATAAGGTATATCTTGTTTTTTACCTGAAAGTGAAAATTAGGAAGGTTTTTACCTTTCGGTAAATATATCAAAGTAATGTCCGGCTCTGATTCTGTTCTTCTGTCTAATGCTATGTTATTGTAAATAATAGAAATATTTTTTCTTTAGAAGTTTTTCTCTTTTCTGCATAACACTGGCATAGGTCCTGCAATATACCTGGTGAGGTGTTTTTCCCAGTTAGGGGGGCGCCTTGCAGGGTATGTCCTATCTGCGGAGATTTCCCATGGAAGCTAGTGGGGCTGGTGTACCGGAGATAGGGGGTAACGCCTGCATCATAGTCTCTTCAGAGAGGTCGTTATGAGAAAGATTGCTATTTACGGTAAGGGGGGTATCGGGAAATCCACTACTACCCAGAACACCGTGGCGGGGCTTGCTGAGATGGGAATGAAAGTAATGGTCGTAGGGTGCGATCCCAAGGCCGACTCAACCCGTTTGCTGTTAGGAGGATTGTCTCAGAACACGGTTCTGGAAACGCTTCGAGAGGAGGGGACCGAGGTGGAACTGGATGACATTCTTAAGCCGGGTTTTAAGGATTGTCTCTGTGTTGAATCGGGCGGTCCTGAACCGGGGGTTGGTTGTGCAGGCCGGGGGATCATTACCTCGATTAACCTGCTTGAACAACTCGGAGCCTATTCAGAACAGCAGGGCCTGGATTATGTCTTTTATGATGTTCTGGGGGACGTTGTATGCGGTGGTTTTGCCATGCCAATTCGGGAAGGAAAGGCCCAGGAAATTTATATCGTGGTTTCCGGGGAAATGATGGCCATGTATGCGGCCAATAATATTTGCAAGGGAATCGTGAAGTTTGCCGAAGCGGGAAACGTCCGCCTGGGAGGTCTTATCTGTAATAGCCGGAAGGTGGATAACGAGCAGAAGATGATCGAAGCCTTCGCGGAACGGCTGGGGACCCAGATGATCCACTTCGTTCCCCGGGACAATGTGGTCCAGCGGGCAGAGATAAACCGGAAGACGGTTATCGATTTTGACCCTTCTCACCCGCAGGCCGATGAATATCGTACCCTGGCTCGAAAGATCCATGAGAACACTAAATTTGTGATCCCAAAGCCCCTTTCGACGCAGGAGTTAGAAAATCTCTTAATGGAATACGGATTCTTTAATTGAAGGAATTGAAAGAAAGGCAGGAAGAAGGGCTTTCTGGCTTGCCTGGAAGAAGGGAACGCCAAAAGAAGACAGAGGTATGGGGAATCGCAGAGCGTAGCAGCACGGGAGGCCCCCTACCCGACAAAACAAGGAGTGTATCATGGTAATGATTCGAGCGATTATTCGACCGGAAAAGACGGACGCCGTATTGGAAGCTCTCATGGAAGCGGGGTTCCCCGCAGTGACTAAAACCAACGTGGTGGGGCGGGGAAAACAACGGGGTATCAAGATTGGAGAAGTGGTATATGACGAACTTCCCAAAGAAATGATTTTTACGGTGGTGAAAGAGCAGGATAAGGACTACGTCATAAAGACTATTATGCAGGCTGCCCGTACCGGCGATCGGGGAAGTTATGGGGATGGGAAAATTTTTGTAAGCCCCGTGGAAGAGGTGTATACCATCAGTTCGGGCATCAAAGAGACCACAGAGAAACTGGAGGAGGTAGCCCTGTGAAGGAAGTACTCGCCATTATTCGGATGAATATGATGAACAAAACCAAACAGGCCCTGTCGGATGCGGGGATTTCCAGTTTTACCGCCCGGGAATGTGTTGGTCGTGGAAAGGGGATAGTTGATTATTCCATCCTTAAAGGGGCAGAGAAGGGCTACGACGAAGCTATATCGCAGTTAGGGATGAGCCATCCCCTTGTTCCCAAGCGGTGGCTCAGCATTGTGGTTCCCGACAAGCTGGTGCGTAAAACGGTGGAAACCATCATTAAGATAAATCAAACGGGAAAGGCCGGGGATGGGAAAATTTTTATTCTTCCTGTCATGGAGGCCTATCGAATCCGTACCGCTGAACAGGGAGACCAGGTGCTGGATGAGGCATAGGAGGCTTTCTCCTATGGAAGCTCTATAAATGGAGACATGAAGACAAGGGAGCGTAGAACATGAAAACCGAAATGTCTCGCGAAGACATTATAGTGGAAGAGGGGCCTGTGGTGGTATCTCAGGAAGCAGGGAAAGTATCGGACCCAGCGGGGGTATCCAAGAAGTCACCCGTGCTACAAAAGGACCTGCTTCTCGAAAAATATCCCACCAAGGTGGCCCGGAAACGGGACCGGCATGTGGTGGTGAACCGGCTGCATCCCGATGGAACGGTGCCGGAGATTGTGGCGAATGAACGGACCGCACCGGGGGTTATCACTCAGCGGGGGTGTACCTATGCCGGGTGTAAAGGGGTCGTTATTGGCC
Coding sequences within:
- a CDS encoding extracellular solute-binding protein; its protein translation is MKKALVFLFALVAATMAMASGSQQGTPPTGQDKKGSEPVIIRWAYWGSGVRIEISQKAIDLFQARNPGVKINPEVSGGTGDHFNKVDTQLAGGSGPDIIQMGGNINDYVKRGVLLPLDPYAGKILDVASLDPTAIESGTFNGKLYGISTGVNMPALVYNKSLIQRIGAPLPKTTMSFKEFREYLVTLKSKLPAGIYPMMDIGSMASNSTFFGYWLSYKQRPLYIAETNSTAVTADLAKEYLDFFKDLRDNGLVPPPDVAASFAESNADTSAIIAGKVAIGFLWSNQLGGYQAATKDELDLMEPPGAAETKALWQQPSQFYTVNLASRNPEWAVRFINFLVNDPDAARILGSNRGFPASSKARAAGFTDINDQKVIKYMSIAAAHSSKQKPNLPNDTEFNSTLYLIYQKVAFNQINTTEGGKQIYDLIIRLINK
- a CDS encoding carbohydrate ABC transporter permease: MKMKRMRRRDIELVQKIVTHFFIITIGMGMLYPVAWLISASFKETSIIFTAPSLFPKTITFQNYIEGWKGIGIVNFGTFFKNSFLISFLCVVANLVFCSLTAFAFGRLKFPGRDFWFALMMLTLMLPSHVTTIPRYVIFRTLGWVDTILPLVVPRLFATDAFFIFLLVQFVRTIPKDLDESAVIDGCGKFSIYLRIIMPLTVPALITTMLFTFLWTWDDFFNHLLYLNSPQKYTVPMGLRLFLDASGISSWGPMFAMSVLSLVPCFVLFFSLQKYFIQGITTTGLKG
- a CDS encoding sugar ABC transporter permease, with product MKHRSIHFFKDVFSSYTFLLPWLAGFFFLTLYPMGYSLYLSFTNFNVLQSPRWVGLRNYLIMFTGNAQFPRDERFLNSLWVTFRYVFLSVPLKLLFALAVAMLMNQKLRFIPFYRTLYYIPTLLGGSVAIAVLWRRIFSADGLVNLLLRTFFGVPNPPSWISDPRYALYTLVALAVWQFGSPMIIFLAGLKQIPQEYYEASSVDGAGKIRQFFAITLPGLSPIIFFNFVMQMISAFQVFTQAFIISGGSGGPLDSTMFYSLYLYLKGFAFAEMGYASAMAWFLLVIIAALTALAFKISGSLVTYGSGE
- a CDS encoding glycoside hydrolase family 65, whose amino-acid sequence is MGSAIDRKALVRRHCPSLHRYDPWAPLSIGNGEFAFTADVTGLQNFLPPPGAGIPLCTMAQWGWHSYPESEGLQEYQLRKQYFEIPCQPAAGQKRDRRSVGYMTDPTGQDPLFTSLRINPHRFNLARFSFVVRDTEGSPWRSLLMDDVGEPRQYGDLWEGIVYSSFTLKGNPVGIEGTVAPDADILAFRLCSPLLEKGLLGIQISFPYASHEESASDWKSPEKHETRLVQKSTPFGAYWSFVRILDATVYFVQVQASPGVSLTPRGASEPHAFWITADRPELEVAFWFLPHLVDDQKFWAAKLFTGEFRVLWHEISSRSQRYWESFWGQGGIVDFSDSTDPRAAELERRVVLSQYLTAIQCAGSLPPQETGLTCNSWYGKFHLEMHYWHAAHFIQWGRPELFERSFLWYKRILPRAKERAASQGYRGARWPKMTEPAGSDAPSPIGPLLCWQEPHPIMYGELLSRRQGLPAVLATYGELFWETAEFMADFLQWDEKLQRFCLGPPLIPVQECHDPRRVLNPTFEIEYWYWALQKAIEWYEGASSALSAPSPEYSLEKWKDVVKALAKPPSGIAQTSGLVVYFAHENCPETFPMVTKDHPSMLLALGMLPGRRIEAHIMVNTLEEVLKSWDFSSCWGWDFPALAMTAARLERRDDAVNILLMESPKNTYLPNGHNVQWKNEGAPGGMTRSSSSRRIATPGLTTSRKAGEKTETPSVWSGGLPVYLPGNGALLLAVGMMAAGWDGAPSHSAPGFPNDGRWHLRWEGLIPLPE
- a CDS encoding glycoside hydrolase family 43 protein, encoding MGIGKDQEVKRAFEEGHGANYLLKKREAIQIRDPFVLPVQKQGRYYLFGTTDSDCWRGPGIGFDCYRGTDLEHWEGPIPAFRPSPDFWGKENFWAPEVHEWQGAFYMFASFKAPGYCRATQVLRSDTPEGPYYIHSPRPLTPETWECLDGTLYIDNAGTPWLVFCHEWVQTVDGEIWALRLRPDLREPVGEPVLLFRGSEAPWTRPHRRKDGSINPQSRVTDGPFLYTLSTGELVMLWSSFSDTGYAMGCAYSCKGIFGPWIHESAPLINVDGGHGMLFRSFQGGLYLTFHSPNKTPEERFCYVPVLEKNGKLQLMEAR